From Pseudofrankia saprophytica, a single genomic window includes:
- a CDS encoding amidohydrolase family protein, producing MASASEHEAADHKAPENTLSATGKGEPASGAGTSGTAAGTTTPYIVITSDSHAGLPTELYRDYLEKEFHPAFDEFLAGRPAAVEEIRRMGTSDAKFAQKWFTENAEGLEGGWEAARRNKEMDADGITAEIIFPDADAVESRTCAPFGTGLGLSGDLDPVLGLAGARAHNRWLAELCADSPLRRRGIALVQITAPLDDVLAEIRRSYESGLRAVMIPAMWMHQAPYHDRRYDPVWKLCQDLEMPVLTHSGPADKESYGDHLGIYVTEVTWWPARPLWFLLWSGVFERFPRLRFGVAEAGCWWVANLLWFWDRLYLGQKGAEKLGSLGDLTMSPSEYFDRNCFICSSNTKRREIGMRYEIGLENMLWGNDFPHPEGTWPRSREWMRKTFHDVPVAEARRMLGEAAAEVFGFDLAQLRPIADRLNVTPESLGQTDDTANVAKWARARDAGRHWLTGQDLPWGVVE from the coding sequence ATGGCCTCCGCGTCCGAGCACGAAGCCGCCGACCACAAAGCCCCCGAGAACACCTTGTCCGCGACAGGAAAAGGCGAGCCCGCCAGCGGCGCGGGTACCTCCGGCACCGCCGCCGGCACAACCACGCCGTACATCGTCATCACGTCCGACAGCCACGCGGGCTTACCGACGGAGCTGTACCGGGACTACCTGGAGAAGGAATTCCACCCGGCGTTCGACGAGTTCCTCGCCGGCAGGCCCGCGGCGGTCGAGGAGATCCGCCGCATGGGAACCTCCGACGCGAAGTTCGCCCAGAAATGGTTCACCGAGAACGCCGAGGGCCTGGAGGGCGGCTGGGAGGCGGCGCGGCGCAACAAGGAGATGGACGCGGACGGCATAACCGCCGAGATCATCTTCCCGGACGCGGACGCCGTGGAAAGCCGCACCTGCGCACCTTTCGGCACCGGGCTCGGCCTTTCCGGGGACCTCGACCCGGTGCTCGGCCTCGCCGGTGCCCGCGCGCACAACCGCTGGCTCGCCGAGCTGTGCGCCGATTCGCCGCTGCGGCGGCGCGGCATCGCGCTGGTGCAGATCACCGCCCCGCTCGACGACGTGCTCGCCGAGATCCGCCGGTCCTACGAGTCCGGCCTGCGCGCCGTGATGATCCCGGCGATGTGGATGCACCAGGCGCCCTACCACGACCGGCGCTACGACCCGGTGTGGAAGCTGTGCCAGGACCTGGAGATGCCGGTGCTCACCCATTCCGGCCCGGCGGACAAGGAGTCCTACGGCGACCACCTCGGCATCTACGTCACCGAGGTGACGTGGTGGCCGGCGCGGCCGCTGTGGTTCCTGCTCTGGTCGGGCGTGTTCGAGCGGTTCCCGCGGCTGCGGTTCGGCGTCGCCGAGGCCGGCTGCTGGTGGGTGGCGAACCTGCTGTGGTTCTGGGACCGGCTCTACCTCGGCCAGAAGGGCGCGGAGAAGCTCGGCTCGCTGGGCGACCTGACGATGTCGCCGAGCGAGTACTTCGACCGCAACTGCTTCATCTGCTCGTCGAACACGAAGCGGCGCGAGATCGGCATGCGCTACGAGATCGGCCTGGAGAACATGCTCTGGGGCAATGACTTCCCGCATCCCGAAGGCACCTGGCCGCGCTCGCGCGAATGGATGAGGAAGACCTTCCACGACGTCCCGGTCGCCGAGGCCCGCCGGATGCTCGGCGAAGCCGCGGCCGAGGTGTTCGGCTTCGACCTGGCGCAGCTGCGCCCGATCGCGGACCGGCTGAACGTCACCCCCGAAAGCCTCGGCCAGACCGACGACACGGCCAACGTCGCGAAATGGGCGCGGGCCCGCGACGCCGGCCGACACTGGCTGACCGGCCAGGACCTCCCCTGGGGCGTGGTGGAATGA